The DNA window CTCCTGTACCGGCTCGGCCACCAGGGCATCTTCGCCGCGGTCGGCATCGCCGGCGCCGCGTTCGCGCTGGTGCTCGAGGGCCGCGGCGAGCTGGCGCGCGCCGACTGGGGCTGGTGGACCGCGCGCATCGCCGGGGTGATGCTGGTGTGGTCGTGGTGGACCTCGCGCGCGCTCTTGCGGCGGAAGCGGACATGATCGTCGTCGCCGCCCCCGGGTTCGAGGACGCCGCCGAGGCCCTGCGGCTGTCGCTCGACGCGGCCGCGTGCTCGAGCCTGGTCCGGCAGTTCCCCGACGGCGAGTGCTACGTGCGGCTCGACGGCGACGTCGCCGGGCGCGAGGTCGTCGTGGTGGGTGGCCTCGATCGCCCGGCCGAGCGGCTGCTGCCGACGCTGTTCCTGGCCGCGACCGCGAAGGACCTGGGCGCGCGCCGGGTCGGCCTGGTCGCGCCGTACCTGTCGTTCATGCGCCAGGACAGCCGGTTCCACGCCGGCGAGGGCCTGACCTCGGCCTACTTCGCCCGGCTGCTGTCGAACGCCTTCGACTGGCTGTGCACCGTCGACCCGCACCTGCACCGGTGGTCGTCGCTCGACGCGATCTACCGCATCCCGACCCACGTCGTCCACGCCGCGCCCGCGATCGCCGCGTGGATCAGCGCCCACGTCGACGCGCCGGTGCTGATCGGCCCCGACGCCGAGAGCGAGCAGTGGGTGGCCGCGGTCGCCCGCGAGCTGGGCGCGCCGTTCGTGGTGCTCGAGAAGACCCGCACCGGCGACCGCGACGTGCGCGTGTCGACGCCCGACCTCGACGGCCACCGCGACCGCACGCCGGTCGTGATCGACGACATCATCTCGACCGGGCGCACGATGATCGAGACGCTGCTCCACCTGCGCGCGCTCGGCACGCGCGAGGCGGTGTGCGTCGGCGTCCACGCGGTCATGGCCGATCGCGCCCACGACGATCTGCTCGCCGCCGGCGCCGCCCGCGTCGTCACCTGCGACACGATCGCCCACCCGTCGAACCGGATCGCGGTCGGCCCGCTCCTGGCCGACGGCGTCCGGGCGCTGCTCGCGCACTGACGACGGCGCCGGCGCGGACGCGCGGACGGACGCGCCGTCGATGGACGCGCGCGCGCCGGGCCGGTCGTCACCCCGCCATCAGCGCGACCGCGGCGCGCAGCGCCCGGGCGGCGCTCCACAGCGCGGCGGCGTTGCGGCCGGCGTCGGCCTGCTCCTGGACGTCCGCGGCCTGGTCGAGCTCGTCGGCGTGGGCCGCGATCGTCGCCGCCAGCGCGGCGTGGCCCGCGGTCGGCGCCGCCGCGATCAGCTCGGGCGCGCCGAACTCGAAGCACGCGAGCAAGCAGCCGCGGGCGTACGCGGTGATCACCGCCGGGCCAGGCCGGGCCCGCGCCAGCGCCAGCAAGGTCCGCAGCAGCCGGGCCGCGCGCTCGTCGTTCCAGGTCCGGATCCGATGGCACAGCGCCCGCTGCGCCCGCGCGAGGTCGGGGCCGAGCCCGAGCTCGTCCTCGGCGCCCGCGATCGCCGTGACCCGCGCGTCGGCCACGCGCGCGCGCGCCCGCTCGTGCGCGGCGGCGGCGACGTCGGCCGCGGCCAGCGCCGCCGCGACCACGCGGTCGACCTGCGCGTCCGCGACCACGCGCAGGTCGGCCACGACCACGTGCTCCTCGTACACGCGCGCCGGGTCGCCCCCGTGCTCGATCGTCGTGCGCTCGACCAGCGCGTCGCCGACGACCAGGTGGCGCGTCACCCACAGGTCGTCCTCATCGCTGAACGTGCGCCCGTGGAACCAGCGCGCGACCGTGCCGCCCGGCTCGATCAGCGCGAACGACTCGTCGCGCCGCGCCAGGATCAGCTCGCCCGCGCGCCATCGCATCCCGGCAGTGTACGCCGCGGCGCCCCGCGACGCCCCGCGGCGTCCTGACGATGCCCCACCGCACCCGAGCGCCGCGCGCGCGATGCCGAGCCCGGCGAGGTCGCCCGGACGGACGTGGCGACTCATGCTGTCGAGCGCCGAGCTCCGCGCAGCCGGGCCCACTCGGCGTCGTCCGATCTTCGTCCGGTTTTCGGACAGATGGCCGAGCACCGGACGCGGCCGGACAGTGGTCGCAGTCAGATCGCGGGGATGGCGCTGGCAGGCCGCTTGCTCATGGGCTGGCGCGATGTCGCTGCCCCGCCCGGTCCGGCCCGGAAGGTTCCTGCCCCCCCCGGTCCGGAGGCGTCCGGTCCGGAGGCGTCGCGAGGGCGGCCCAGCGTCGAACGCGCGCAGCGCGCTCCGACCGGGCTGTGATCTCGACGACCCAGGAGTTGACGCCGTCCCCTGGCTCTATCCAACGAGCTTGACTGCTTAGCTAGGTTAGCTAGACTCACTTCGTGAAGATCGTGAACATGCACGAGGCCAAGTCGACCCTGTCGCAGCTCGTCGAGCAGGTCGAGCGCGGCGAGGAGATCGTGCTGGCGCGAGCCGGGACCCCGGTGGCCCGCCTGGTGCCGCTGCGTCCGTCGTCCCCGCGCGTGCTGGGTCGGTGGCGCGGCCAGGTCCGGATGGCCGACGACTTCGACGCCCCGCTGCCCGACGACGAGCTCGCGGCCTGGACCGGCGCGTGATCCTGCTGCTCGATACCCACGCGCTGATCTGGGCGCTCGAGGACAGCCCGCGGCTGTCGCCGACCGCCCGCGCCGCGATCGTCGATGGCAAGAACACCGTGCTCGCCAGCGCCGCCTCGGGCTGGGAGATCGGGATCAAGCGCGGGCTCGGCCGCCTCGACACCCCCGACGACCTCGAGGCGGCGATCGACGCGGCCGGCTTTGGCAAGCGCATGATCACGTTCGCCGACGCCCTCCGCGTCGCCGCCCTGCCACCGCACCACCGCGATCCGTTCGACCGCATGCTGGTGGCCCAGGCGCTCGAAGACGGGATCCCGCTCGTCAGCTGCGATCCGCTGGTCGCCCGCTATCCGATCCAGATCGTCTGGTGACCGTCGCCGCCGCTCGACGGGCGCGCCATGCCCATGCCGCCCGGCGTGCGCACGCGATGACCGCACGCGTTCGGCGCAGCCTCCGATCACCTGCCCGGGAGGCGGCCCTCCGAAAACCGTTCTTGCCTGCCGCCAGTCTGGCGCCCCCGTCGAGGCATCCGAGGACAACTCGAACCCGCGCCGAACGATCTGGGCCGTCTCAGGAGACCCCGGCGCATGTCGGAGGAGCTCAGCGAAGGCGCCTCGCGCGCGTCCCGCTCAGTCCGGGATCGTGCCGGGGTCGGTGACGTCGACCGACCACTGGAAGTTGTCGAGCGCGACCAGCGAGTCGAGGACGTGGTCGCTGGTGTCCCAGATCGCCAGGCGCAGCGTGATGATCTCGCCGCCGACGACGTTGCCGCTGGTCTGCAGCCAGCCGGTGGCGCCGCCCTGGAGGCTGTTGCCGTCGCAGTCGCCGGGCGACGCCGAGTCGAGGCCGGTGCCCGCGAGCTGGCCGGTCCCGGCGCAGGTGTTGATCGTGCCGGGCGTCGAGGCGAACGCGCAGCCGGTGCTGCCGTTGACGCACTGGGTGAACAGGCCGGTGTCGCCGTAGCCGAGGTTCACGCCGACCGGATAGATCTGCATGGTCGACGGCTGGCGGTAGAACGCCAGGTTCTTGTCGGTCGGGTTGGCGGGCACGCCGGCCCAGGTCGAGTCGAGCAGCGCGACGAAGAAGTCGTTGTACGGGCTGCACACGTACTCGGGGAACTCCGCCGAGAAGAAGTTGGACGCGAACGAGAACGACTTGGCGTTCGACGGCACGCGGATCCGCAGCGTCAACATGACCGAGTCCTCGGCCATCGACAGCGCGTTGACCGCCGGGCAGCCCGGCGCGTTGGGCAACATGCCGCCGTTGGCGGCCAGCCAGTCGGCCGGGAACGGCGCCGAGGTCAGGTGGTTCGACGACAGCTCGAAGTCGACGTGGGCCGGGCTGCTCTGCCCGACCGCGGCCGCGGCGCCGCTCGACAGGAGCGCCATGCCCAGGCCGCCGCCCTGGGGCAGCGTGCCCGGGCCGAAGTTGGGGCGGATCGAGTGGCCGACGGCGTTGGGCGTGCCCGCGCCGTTCGCCAGCGACAGGGTCGCGCTGATGACACCCCAGCGGCGCGAGGCCTCGGTCGCGCTGGTGCACAGGTCGATCGCGCGCGCGTAGTCGACCGCGTCGAGCGAGTTCGACGGCAGGCCCATGTCACACACGCTCACGGTGTTGTCGATGTTGCCGTCGCAGTCGTCGTCGACGTCGTTGCCGGCGGCGTCGAACGCGCCCGGGTTGACGAGCTCGGGGCGGGTGCAGCCGGACTCCGTCGTCGCAGCAGTCGCCGTCACAGGTCGTGAAGCCGTCGCCGTCGAGATCGACGTTCTCGTCGGGCTGGCCGGTGCAGTCCTCGTCGATGCCGTTGCCGCACACCTCCTCGGTCGGCAGCACCTGGCCCTGGCACAGGCTCCACTGGTGGTTCGGCAGGCAGCTCCGGGTGCCGCCGCGGCACGGCCCGACGCCCTCGGTCGCCGGGACGCCGTCGTAGCAGGGCATGGTCTGGCCGGGCGAGCAGTCACTCGAGCAGGTGCCGCGCTGGCAGGTCTCGGTGCCCGCGCAGGTGGTGCCGCACTCGCCGCAGTTGAGCGGGTCGTTGTCCAGGTCGGCGCCGGGGCAGTCGGCGTTGCCAGCAGGCGAGCCGGGGCCACAGGCGGCGAACAGGACGACGGCGAAAGCGGACACGATCCAGCGCATGAGGACTCCTTCGCGAATCAGGCGAATGATCCGGCGACTCTCCAACGGATCGCCAACCGGCACAAGCGCAGAATCCCGGGGGACCGCAACCTCGGTGCGATCGGTCGGCCAGTTGTGGGCCGCGGCGGTGGCCCACCGGCGCCCGCCAGTGCCAAGCTCCGAGACCTATGGCGATGACCACGACCCCCACGGGCCTCCAGTACGAAGACACCCGCGCCGGCACCGGCGCCTCGCCGACCGGCGGCCAGACGTGCGTGATGCACTACACCGGCTGGCTCTGGGTCAACGGCGCCAAGGGCGCCAAGTTCGACAGCTCGCACGATCGCGCGCAGCCGTTCTCGTTCCCGATCGGGCGCGGCCGCGTCATCAAGGGCTGGGACGAGGGCGTCGCGTCGATGCAGGTCGGCGGGGCCCGGACCCTGCTCATCCCGCCGGACCTGGGCTACGGCAGCCGCGGCGCCGGTGGCGTGATCCCGCCCGGCGCGACGCTCCTGTTCGAGGTCGAGCTGCTCGAGGTCCGCTGACGCGGCGGCGGGCGCGACTCGTCCGGCCGTGCTAGTTTGAGGTCCACATGCGCGCGGGTTCGATCGCTCTCGCCGTCGGAAGCGCGGTCGTCGCGCTCGGCGGGCTGTACCTGCTGATCGAGCTGCGCGCCGGTCCCTCGACGGCCCCGGCCGCGGCGGCCCCCGAACCCAAGCGCGCCGCGGCGCGGCCCAGCCCGACGATCGAGCGCGAGCCGACGTCGGCCGGCGGGGGCAAGCGCCCCGACCGCCCCGCCGGCGGGAACACCAGGCTGCCCACGCCGTGGCAACGCGGCGACGCGGCGGGCCCGATGCTGGCCAAGCTCGACGGGGACCCTGCCGCCGACAAGGTCGCCAGCGACCAGGCGATGTCGGTCGAGACCGCGGATCACCTGCTCGAGGCCAACAAGCTCTACGACCGCGGCGACTACGACGGCGCCCGCACCCTCGCGGTCAAGCTGCTCGGCGACGCGCCCGGCAACGTGCGGCTGCTGCGGGTCGTGGTGTCGTCGTCGTGCATCATGGGCGACGGCGACACCGCCAACCAGTACGCCGGGCAGCTGCCCGAGCCCGATCGCGTGCAGATGGTCGATCGCTGCGCCAAGTTCCAGATCGCCCTCAAGTAGCGA is part of the Myxococcales bacterium genome and encodes:
- a CDS encoding ribose-phosphate pyrophosphokinase produces the protein MIVVAAPGFEDAAEALRLSLDAAACSSLVRQFPDGECYVRLDGDVAGREVVVVGGLDRPAERLLPTLFLAATAKDLGARRVGLVAPYLSFMRQDSRFHAGEGLTSAYFARLLSNAFDWLCTVDPHLHRWSSLDAIYRIPTHVVHAAPAIAAWISAHVDAPVLIGPDAESEQWVAAVARELGAPFVVLEKTRTGDRDVRVSTPDLDGHRDRTPVVIDDIISTGRTMIETLLHLRALGTREAVCVGVHAVMADRAHDDLLAAGAARVVTCDTIAHPSNRIAVGPLLADGVRALLAH
- a CDS encoding type II toxin-antitoxin system prevent-host-death family antitoxin, encoding MKIVNMHEAKSTLSQLVEQVERGEEIVLARAGTPVARLVPLRPSSPRVLGRWRGQVRMADDFDAPLPDDELAAWTGA
- a CDS encoding choice-of-anchor L domain-containing protein — its product is MTATAATTESGCTRPELVNPGAFDAAGNDVDDDCDGNIDNTVSVCDMGLPSNSLDAVDYARAIDLCTSATEASRRWGVISATLSLANGAGTPNAVGHSIRPNFGPGTLPQGGGLGMALLSSGAAAAVGQSSPAHVDFELSSNHLTSAPFPADWLAANGGMLPNAPGCPAVNALSMAEDSVMLTLRIRVPSNAKSFSFASNFFSAEFPEYVCSPYNDFFVALLDSTWAGVPANPTDKNLAFYRQPSTMQIYPVGVNLGYGDTGLFTQCVNGSTGCAFASTPGTINTCAGTGQLAGTGLDSASPGDCDGNSLQGGATGWLQTSGNVVGGEIITLRLAIWDTSDHVLDSLVALDNFQWSVDVTDPGTIPD
- a CDS encoding FKBP-type peptidyl-prolyl cis-trans isomerase, which translates into the protein MTTTPTGLQYEDTRAGTGASPTGGQTCVMHYTGWLWVNGAKGAKFDSSHDRAQPFSFPIGRGRVIKGWDEGVASMQVGGARTLLIPPDLGYGSRGAGGVIPPGATLLFEVELLEVR
- a CDS encoding type II toxin-antitoxin system VapC family toxin, whose amino-acid sequence is MILLLDTHALIWALEDSPRLSPTARAAIVDGKNTVLASAASGWEIGIKRGLGRLDTPDDLEAAIDAAGFGKRMITFADALRVAALPPHHRDPFDRMLVAQALEDGIPLVSCDPLVARYPIQIVW